The following coding sequences lie in one Bacteroides helcogenes P 36-108 genomic window:
- a CDS encoding SusC/RagA family TonB-linked outer membrane protein encodes MKGKLTLLAACLFMSIGFVIAQTTTVTGVVTTEEDGEPVVGASVLVKGTSMGAVTGIDGKFTIPNVPNSAKVLVISFVGMKTQEVSIRPMVKVALKTDAELLEEVVVTVMGITREKKALGYAATSVKGDAIVQSRAVNPMNALQGKVTGVDISTAPGPGATQNVIIRGASSFGNNQPLYVVDGVPIINSQNRSGDNLNSQVDFGSGINALNPDDIADMTVLKGAAATALYGSRAANGVIMITTKSGRNTNGKIQIVYDGGYTMSKVGRLPQEQSQFGQGWSGDRALDENGNWGAPYDGKDRVWGRIIGNEQQVKPYVFLKDRVRDFYEIGQNFKNSLSLSGGTDKTTYFVSLSQNSLDGVIPTNQDSYNRYTIATRGSHQTKKFKVETSVNFSTEKTKAVASGQGTSLHRSLYEIASDISIIDLKDYHSKFNNPDNYFTPYGLNPYYVLNENGAVQNKNKLFGKIQLDYEIVKNLTLAYRFGGDYEVSTSETHTAPVTFTPGSPNEGASTANAGNYTETRRERIQMNHDIMATYNASFAEDWSLNAIVGWNVNERKYNWLSGSINSIDVPGFYNLSNSRSPSVSSQRKETRRLVGAYLNADLSYKNYAYLTLTARNDWSSTLPKNNNSYFYPGVTLSFLITDFLKTKNINTGIMDFAKVRMAYGMTGNDANLYYIYDRYVAATATNPGYPKVDDLSFPLNGVNSYTVSNQLGNPDLKPELTKEFEIGFEANFFKNRIGIDFSYYNRYTEGLIDVLPKDPSSGYTTQISNLGDVRNKGFELALNITPVRIKDFEWNLGWNISVNKNKVEKLDVPEVYLGGFGGAGIYAVEGKPLGQFKLNGIKKTVIDGKEYTIVDGNGNPQPTAQTEYFGKDINEKYRMGLTNTFKWKGLSIFATFDYRNGGYIYSNTKKYMHWTGSSPETVLNDRKPFLIPNSVTANSDGTYSENNIPVNPTALHTFYSDRGGLNGAQSSVISRSYLKLRDAGIAYQFPESWCSALHVRGVRLSFNVSNILLWTPRENPYIDPETTTFGNDVSAKFGEFNANPSNEFYSFGLNLAF; translated from the coding sequence ATGAAAGGAAAATTAACGCTATTAGCAGCCTGTCTCTTCATGAGCATAGGCTTTGTCATTGCTCAAACAACCACAGTAACAGGAGTGGTGACTACCGAAGAGGACGGTGAGCCTGTTGTTGGCGCATCTGTATTGGTAAAAGGAACTTCTATGGGAGCCGTAACCGGCATTGACGGAAAGTTTACAATTCCCAATGTACCGAATTCAGCAAAAGTTTTAGTCATTTCATTTGTTGGAATGAAGACGCAGGAAGTAAGCATCAGACCCATGGTGAAAGTGGCGCTCAAAACAGATGCAGAGTTACTGGAAGAAGTTGTGGTAACCGTCATGGGCATTACTCGTGAAAAGAAAGCATTGGGTTATGCAGCCACTTCTGTCAAAGGAGACGCCATCGTCCAGTCGAGGGCGGTGAACCCGATGAATGCTTTGCAAGGAAAAGTTACCGGAGTCGATATTTCAACAGCACCCGGCCCCGGCGCCACGCAGAATGTCATTATCCGAGGCGCTTCATCCTTTGGCAACAACCAGCCGCTTTATGTCGTTGACGGAGTGCCAATCATCAACTCCCAAAACAGATCAGGCGACAATCTGAATTCCCAAGTGGATTTTGGTTCGGGAATCAACGCATTAAATCCTGACGATATTGCCGACATGACAGTGCTGAAAGGCGCCGCTGCCACTGCATTGTATGGCTCACGAGCCGCCAACGGAGTTATTATGATCACCACAAAATCGGGACGGAACACTAACGGGAAAATACAAATAGTATATGACGGCGGATATACTATGTCCAAAGTAGGTCGTCTGCCACAAGAACAATCCCAGTTCGGTCAAGGTTGGAGTGGAGACAGGGCTTTGGATGAAAACGGGAACTGGGGAGCACCCTATGATGGAAAAGACAGAGTATGGGGACGAATTATAGGCAACGAGCAACAAGTAAAGCCTTATGTATTCCTGAAAGACAGGGTAAGAGATTTCTATGAGATAGGACAGAACTTCAAAAATTCACTCTCTTTGTCGGGAGGAACTGACAAGACCACCTATTTCGTATCCCTTTCCCAAAACAGCCTGGATGGAGTCATCCCTACCAATCAGGACTCATATAACCGTTACACAATTGCCACCAGAGGCTCTCATCAGACTAAAAAATTCAAAGTAGAAACATCTGTCAACTTCAGTACAGAAAAGACAAAAGCTGTCGCTTCGGGGCAGGGAACATCATTGCATCGTTCGCTATACGAAATTGCCAGCGACATTTCAATCATAGATTTGAAAGATTACCACAGTAAATTTAATAATCCGGATAATTATTTCACTCCCTACGGCTTGAATCCTTATTATGTACTGAATGAAAACGGTGCTGTCCAAAACAAGAACAAACTATTCGGAAAAATCCAACTGGATTATGAAATAGTGAAGAACCTTACACTGGCCTACCGTTTTGGGGGTGACTATGAAGTTTCCACGTCTGAGACACATACAGCTCCGGTAACCTTTACACCGGGCTCTCCCAACGAAGGAGCAAGTACGGCAAACGCCGGAAATTATACGGAAACAAGACGTGAACGCATACAGATGAACCATGACATCATGGCTACTTATAACGCCAGTTTTGCAGAAGACTGGTCATTGAATGCCATAGTAGGCTGGAATGTAAATGAACGTAAATACAACTGGCTCTCCGGTTCCATCAACTCTATTGACGTCCCCGGATTCTACAATCTGAGCAATAGCCGTTCACCATCCGTTTCTTCCCAACGAAAAGAAACAAGACGCTTAGTCGGAGCCTACTTGAATGCCGATCTGAGTTATAAAAATTATGCTTATCTGACGCTTACCGCACGAAACGACTGGTCTTCTACCCTGCCGAAAAACAACAATTCATATTTCTATCCGGGAGTGACATTAAGTTTCTTGATAACAGATTTTCTCAAGACAAAAAACATCAATACAGGCATCATGGATTTTGCCAAGGTGCGCATGGCCTATGGCATGACGGGAAATGATGCCAATTTGTATTACATATATGACCGCTATGTAGCGGCAACGGCAACAAATCCCGGCTATCCGAAAGTAGATGACTTATCTTTCCCTCTGAATGGAGTTAATTCATATACTGTATCCAATCAGTTAGGAAATCCTGATTTGAAACCGGAGCTAACCAAAGAATTCGAAATAGGTTTTGAGGCCAATTTTTTCAAGAACCGTATCGGCATCGACTTTTCTTACTATAACAGATATACGGAAGGACTGATTGATGTTCTTCCCAAAGATCCCTCAAGTGGATACACTACACAGATCAGCAACTTGGGTGACGTACGGAACAAAGGCTTTGAACTGGCACTCAACATAACACCGGTCAGAATAAAAGATTTTGAATGGAACCTGGGGTGGAACATCTCAGTAAACAAAAACAAAGTAGAAAAGTTGGATGTTCCCGAAGTATATTTAGGAGGATTTGGCGGTGCAGGCATATATGCCGTGGAAGGAAAGCCCCTCGGACAATTCAAATTGAACGGAATAAAAAAAACGGTTATCGACGGAAAGGAATATACCATTGTTGACGGCAACGGGAATCCTCAGCCTACCGCCCAAACGGAATACTTCGGCAAAGATATAAATGAGAAGTACAGAATGGGACTAACCAATACCTTCAAATGGAAAGGGCTTTCCATATTCGCCACATTCGATTATCGAAACGGAGGATATATCTATTCTAATACCAAAAAATATATGCACTGGACGGGGAGTTCTCCCGAAACGGTACTCAATGACCGCAAGCCATTCCTCATTCCCAATTCCGTAACAGCCAATAGCGACGGTACGTACAGCGAAAACAACATCCCGGTAAATCCTACTGCACTGCATACATTCTACTCTGACCGCGGCGGACTAAACGGAGCACAAAGTTCTGTCATCAGCCGTTCTTATCTGAAACTGAGAGATGCGGGTATAGCTTACCAGTTTCCGGAATCATGGTGCTCGGCATTGCATGTAAGAGGTGTACGTCTGTCATTCAACGTAAGCAACATCCTGCTGTGGACTCCCCGAGAGAATCCGTATATTGACCCGGAAACCACAACTTTCGGAAATGACGTGAGCGCCAAATTCGGTGAGTTCAACGCCAATCCGAGCAACGAATTCTATTCGTTCGGTTTAAATTTAGCATTTTAA
- a CDS encoding SusD/RagB family nutrient-binding outer membrane lipoprotein, producing MKKIIISALSVIALLFASGCQDWLDVNHDPNVLEDIPDGKVILPAAEVALGNNLMGWDLGFAGAFWSEYWTQKYTASQFKFLCEYNETDFNTAYGSLTAGVLADLDRIKKLATESKNNGNYFIAEALSIFTWQLMTDLWGNIPYKEALKGAEGIVSPKFDKGEDIYSDLMTRIEELMKTDLNGATVDKEYDFIYAGDLSKWKLFANSLKLKLMLRLSETAGYDNAKTLAFVKANSFLTSSAKISGKVWSDGQEGKRHPMREFEAGGAGYLSTNVIACKNFIDYLQNNDDPRLDKLFTTTTAHRGAFFGDFDSKEASDGSTLDSKVAYSTVNFAADMDLMIMSDWEVNFYIAEVYARSSDHNNARIYYEKGVQASLAQHGTTGNILATGGYAEWKDGTIEEEIKQIGMQKWVANANYQHIESFLERNRIKYPAVYDIDIKLKRAAAYSDLKIVGNLTVAVNGRNKLNNTLPASPLYPDAVMGRNINKPNQKANLGEKIWWDKKAEIVIKETSN from the coding sequence ATGAAAAAAATTATAATATCTGCATTATCGGTAATTGCGCTTCTATTTGCATCCGGATGCCAGGATTGGCTGGACGTGAACCATGATCCCAATGTACTGGAAGATATACCTGACGGAAAAGTTATCCTACCCGCCGCTGAAGTAGCCTTGGGCAACAACCTGATGGGATGGGATCTGGGATTTGCCGGTGCTTTCTGGTCAGAATACTGGACTCAGAAATATACCGCTTCCCAATTCAAATTCTTGTGTGAATACAATGAGACAGACTTCAATACGGCATACGGAAGCTTAACAGCAGGCGTACTTGCCGATTTGGATAGAATAAAGAAACTTGCCACGGAGTCGAAAAACAACGGCAACTATTTCATAGCCGAAGCATTATCCATTTTCACTTGGCAGCTAATGACAGATTTATGGGGGAACATCCCTTATAAAGAGGCGTTGAAGGGAGCCGAAGGAATTGTTTCGCCTAAATTTGATAAAGGGGAAGACATTTATTCCGATTTGATGACCAGAATAGAAGAACTGATGAAGACTGACCTGAATGGAGCAACGGTTGACAAAGAATACGACTTTATATATGCCGGAGATTTAAGCAAATGGAAGCTATTTGCCAACTCCTTAAAACTGAAACTCATGCTAAGACTCTCCGAAACTGCCGGTTATGATAACGCCAAGACACTGGCCTTTGTCAAAGCAAACAGTTTCCTCACTTCGAGCGCAAAGATATCAGGCAAAGTGTGGTCTGATGGCCAAGAAGGGAAGCGGCATCCGATGAGAGAGTTTGAGGCAGGAGGAGCCGGATATCTGTCAACCAACGTTATTGCATGCAAGAACTTCATTGATTATTTACAGAACAACGATGACCCTCGTCTTGATAAACTATTCACTACCACCACTGCCCACAGAGGTGCATTCTTTGGAGACTTTGATTCAAAAGAAGCGTCCGATGGCAGCACTTTAGACAGTAAAGTAGCTTACAGCACCGTAAACTTTGCAGCCGATATGGACTTGATGATCATGTCCGATTGGGAAGTAAACTTTTATATTGCAGAGGTTTATGCCCGATCATCCGATCACAACAATGCGCGTATCTATTATGAAAAAGGTGTGCAGGCATCATTGGCACAGCATGGAACAACAGGAAATATCCTTGCAACAGGGGGGTATGCAGAATGGAAAGACGGCACGATAGAAGAAGAAATAAAACAGATAGGTATGCAGAAATGGGTAGCCAATGCCAATTATCAGCACATTGAATCTTTTTTGGAACGCAACCGCATAAAATATCCGGCTGTCTATGACATAGACATCAAACTGAAAAGAGCAGCAGCCTACTCTGATCTGAAAATAGTGGGAAATCTAACGGTAGCGGTCAACGGGCGCAACAAGCTAAACAACACCCTTCCTGCTTCTCCTCTGTATCCTGACGCTGTAATGGGCCGTAATATAAACAAGCCCAATCAGAAAGCCAACTTAGGAGAAAAGATATGGTGGGACAAAAAAGCTGAAATTGTAATAAAAGAAACTTCAAATTAG
- a CDS encoding BT_2262 family domain-containing protein, whose amino-acid sequence MKTMKYISIFFCTLLLLTACDKESEGVSGIMHFELLGEETMLVTLGTSYQEPGYKVIYREQDVTAEVKTAGMVDAQKVGLYSIRYSYANKDGVKTAKERKVIVADPTVTIEIAGNYLTTDGTFRLSGSGAITNYPGYKVKINKIAPGFFQISDFLGGYYEQRAGYGAAYACKGYVQVKNDNSITLLSSSTLPWNNTLTGLTEGKYNPENSTVSWKAEYAGMVFTVVLNKN is encoded by the coding sequence ATGAAAACGATGAAATATATAAGTATTTTCTTTTGCACCCTACTCCTGCTTACAGCTTGTGATAAAGAATCCGAAGGTGTTTCAGGAATAATGCATTTCGAACTATTGGGAGAAGAGACAATGCTGGTTACATTAGGAACTTCTTATCAGGAACCAGGTTACAAAGTAATCTATCGGGAACAAGATGTTACGGCAGAAGTCAAAACAGCCGGCATGGTTGACGCACAGAAAGTAGGGCTGTATTCTATCCGGTATTCATATGCCAATAAAGATGGGGTGAAAACAGCCAAAGAGCGTAAAGTTATCGTCGCCGATCCGACAGTAACCATTGAGATAGCCGGAAATTACCTCACTACTGACGGAACGTTCCGCCTGTCGGGTTCAGGTGCTATTACCAACTATCCGGGATATAAAGTAAAAATCAACAAAATAGCTCCTGGATTCTTCCAGATATCCGATTTTCTGGGAGGCTATTATGAACAAAGGGCAGGATATGGTGCAGCTTATGCCTGCAAAGGATACGTACAGGTAAAGAACGATAATTCGATTACTTTATTGTCAAGTTCCACATTACCATGGAATAATACTTTGACCGGCCTTACCGAAGGCAAATACAACCCGGAAAACAGTACGGTGTCATGGAAAGCCGAGTATGCCGGCATGGTCTTTACAGTAGTGTTAAACAAAAATTAA
- a CDS encoding lipid-binding protein, with translation MKKTSAFIEILFASALFFASCQKDVEVWDSATLDYSGRYVVKLMNENMTETQHDYDGTELRIYNTSANVANEMWIENIIPDVISLKSKFFFTGSPTSFKSTSTEFDKLTDNLLSITAPSKEPTADGQTTEVKRKDLRAYVEDGKIIPKAVTTKGGNTADSLYLKIKLYSGTVTFKSQKKPESEWKNPTVPEYSWKLSSIAHDAGKDKTVVIGGYTYTGFPEDNY, from the coding sequence ATGAAAAAAACAAGCGCATTTATAGAAATATTATTTGCTTCTGCATTATTTTTCGCTTCATGCCAAAAAGATGTAGAAGTGTGGGACAGTGCAACATTGGACTATTCGGGAAGGTATGTCGTCAAATTGATGAACGAAAACATGACAGAGACACAACATGACTATGACGGCACAGAATTGAGGATATATAATACATCTGCCAATGTAGCCAACGAAATGTGGATAGAAAACATCATACCGGATGTAATTTCATTGAAAAGCAAATTCTTCTTCACCGGAAGCCCGACTTCTTTCAAATCCACAAGCACTGAATTCGACAAATTGACCGATAATCTTCTCTCTATAACAGCACCCTCCAAAGAACCTACTGCGGATGGGCAAACGACAGAGGTAAAGCGTAAGGATCTGCGTGCCTATGTAGAAGATGGCAAGATTATCCCCAAAGCAGTCACCACTAAAGGAGGAAATACAGCAGACAGCCTATATCTGAAAATCAAGCTATATAGTGGTACTGTTACCTTCAAGAGTCAGAAAAAGCCGGAAAGTGAATGGAAGAACCCGACTGTACCTGAATATTCATGGAAACTGTCATCTATAGCGCACGATGCCGGCAAAGACAAAACAGTCGTAATAGGCGGATATACTTATACCGGCTTCCCGGAAGATAATTATTGA
- a CDS encoding response regulator, which produces METGKLSADYRPLILVAEDDESNFKLIKAIIGKKCEILWAKNGEEIVALFKENHGKAEAILMDIKMPIMNGLDATVLIRQEDKELPIIMQTAYAFTADRENALQCGASEVLVKPITLSALRTCLSGYLPGLVW; this is translated from the coding sequence ATGGAAACAGGAAAATTATCAGCGGATTACCGTCCGCTTATTCTGGTTGCAGAAGATGATGAAAGTAATTTTAAGTTGATAAAAGCTATTATTGGTAAGAAATGTGAAATATTGTGGGCGAAGAATGGTGAGGAGATTGTTGCTTTGTTCAAAGAAAATCATGGAAAGGCGGAAGCTATCCTGATGGATATAAAGATGCCTATTATGAACGGATTGGATGCTACGGTGCTTATACGTCAGGAAGACAAGGAATTACCTATCATTATGCAAACTGCCTACGCTTTTACCGCCGATCGTGAGAATGCTTTGCAGTGTGGCGCTTCGGAAGTTTTGGTAAAGCCGATAACTTTGAGTGCTTTGCGCACTTGTTTGAGTGGATATCTGCCCGGATTGGTCTGGTGA
- a CDS encoding ABC-F family ATP-binding cassette domain-containing protein, with translation MISIDGLAVEFGGTILFNDISFVINEKDRIALMGKNGAGKSTLLKILAGVRQPTRGRVSAPKECVIAYLPQHLMTEDGRTVFQETARAFAHLHEMEAEIERLNKELETRTDYESDGYMELIEKVSALSEKFYAIDSTNYEEDVEKALLGLGFTREDFHRQTSDFSGGWRMRIELAKLLLQKPDVLLLDEPTNHLDIESIQWLEDFLINNGKAVIVISHDRKFVDNITTRTIEVTMGRIYDYKVNYSKYLELRKERREQQQKAYDEQQKFIAETKEFIERFKGTYSKTLQVQSRVKMLEKLELLEVDEEDTSALRLKFPPSPRSGNYPVIMEGVGKTYGEHVVFKNANLTIERGDKVAFVGKNGEGKSTLVKCIMREIEHEGTLTLGHNVQIGYFAQNQASLLDENLTVFQTIDDVAKGEIRNKIRDLLGAFMFGGPEESMKKVKVLSGGERTRLAMIKLLLEPVNLLILDEPTNHLDMKTKDILKQALLDFDGTLIVVSHDRDFLDGLVSKVYEFGNRQVKEHLCGIYEFLEKKKMDSLHELER, from the coding sequence ATGATTTCCATAGACGGACTTGCCGTAGAATTTGGCGGCACTATTTTATTTAACGATATATCTTTTGTCATCAACGAAAAAGACCGCATTGCTCTGATGGGAAAAAACGGAGCAGGTAAAAGTACCTTATTAAAGATACTCGCAGGAGTAAGGCAACCTACCCGTGGCAGGGTATCAGCTCCAAAGGAATGTGTCATAGCTTATCTTCCACAGCACTTGATGACAGAAGACGGGCGTACCGTATTTCAAGAAACAGCGCGGGCTTTTGCCCATCTGCACGAGATGGAAGCAGAAATAGAACGCCTCAACAAAGAATTGGAAACCCGCACCGACTACGAAAGCGACGGCTACATGGAATTGATAGAAAAGGTTTCTGCCCTGAGCGAAAAGTTTTATGCCATCGACTCTACAAACTATGAGGAAGATGTGGAAAAGGCCTTGCTCGGACTTGGCTTCACACGTGAGGACTTCCACCGCCAAACCAGCGACTTCAGCGGAGGATGGCGCATGCGCATCGAACTTGCCAAACTATTACTGCAAAAGCCCGATGTGTTACTGCTGGATGAACCGACCAACCACCTGGACATCGAATCCATACAATGGCTGGAAGATTTCCTTATCAATAATGGAAAGGCTGTCATTGTCATCAGCCACGACCGTAAATTTGTAGATAATATCACAACCCGCACCATCGAAGTCACCATGGGACGGATTTACGATTACAAAGTAAATTACTCCAAATATCTGGAACTGCGCAAAGAGCGCCGCGAGCAGCAGCAAAAAGCCTACGATGAACAGCAGAAGTTCATAGCCGAGACAAAAGAGTTCATAGAACGCTTCAAAGGAACCTATTCAAAAACCCTGCAAGTGCAGAGCCGCGTAAAGATGCTGGAAAAACTGGAATTGCTGGAAGTAGATGAAGAAGACACCTCGGCCTTGCGCCTGAAATTCCCGCCCTCTCCCCGTTCGGGCAATTATCCCGTCATCATGGAAGGAGTAGGAAAAACCTACGGTGAGCATGTCGTGTTCAAGAATGCCAATCTGACTATAGAGCGAGGTGACAAAGTAGCTTTTGTAGGCAAGAACGGTGAAGGAAAGTCAACCCTCGTAAAGTGCATTATGAGAGAAATAGAACATGAGGGTACTCTCACGCTGGGACATAATGTTCAAATAGGCTACTTCGCGCAAAACCAGGCCTCCTTGCTGGATGAAAACCTCACTGTATTCCAAACCATAGATGATGTAGCCAAGGGCGAAATACGTAATAAGATACGCGATCTGTTAGGAGCCTTCATGTTCGGCGGCCCGGAAGAGTCTATGAAGAAAGTAAAAGTTCTGTCCGGTGGAGAACGCACACGCCTTGCCATGATTAAATTATTGCTCGAACCTGTAAATCTGCTGATATTAGACGAGCCTACAAACCATCTGGACATGAAAACCAAAGACATACTGAAACAGGCTCTTTTGGATTTTGATGGTACACTTATCGTAGTAAGCCACGACCGCGACTTCCTTGATGGATTGGTAAGCAAGGTTTATGAATTCGGAAACAGGCAGGTGAAAGAGCATCTATGCGGTATTTATGAATTCCTTGAGAAGAAAAAGATGGACTCTTTGCATGAACTGGAGCGATAA
- a CDS encoding dihydrolipoyl dehydrogenase family protein: MKQYDAIIIGFGEGGKRLATELASRNWKVAIVESPSRIYRGAYANVGYTSAKALIYESEYAERQYHDDYKNQSKFYALAIARKNKLMHFLHEKDYEKAKVNANITIYDGTASFLSENTIHVISKKGKTILKGKEIFINTGSAPAIPDIEGLTGNKRVYTCESLLHEDRLPKRLLIIGSGTVGLELATIYSGFGSEVSILERSKQFMPEYDRDIATSMAEALKRKGVSIHLNIHTQAIHDTADGITLTYTHGSGDNLCHLEGDALLLATGHRPMIDGLNPEKAGVETNECGAITVNEYLQTTAPHIWALGEVKGGRLYNHLSIDDFHIIRNRLFGDKSRSTHDRNPIAHVVFTDPPLAHVGLTEEEAARCGYSIRVSRLPASSVLRTRTLQNIDGMLKAVINAHTGQIIGCTLLCADAPEIINTVVLAMKTGQRYNVLRDFIFTRPSMNEGLNDLFKSF; this comes from the coding sequence ATGAAACAATATGATGCCATAATTATAGGATTCGGCGAAGGAGGGAAAAGATTGGCCACCGAACTGGCCAGTCGCAATTGGAAAGTTGCAATCGTGGAATCTCCTTCCAGAATATACAGAGGAGCATACGCCAATGTGGGATACACTTCTGCCAAAGCACTGATATACGAGTCTGAATATGCCGAACGACAATATCACGATGATTATAAAAACCAGTCAAAATTCTACGCGCTTGCCATCGCACGGAAAAACAAGCTTATGCACTTCCTTCATGAAAAAGATTATGAAAAAGCAAAAGTCAATGCCAACATCACAATCTATGACGGGACAGCCTCTTTTCTGTCGGAAAATACAATCCATGTAATTTCCAAAAAAGGAAAGACAATATTGAAAGGAAAAGAAATATTCATCAACACAGGCTCGGCTCCGGCCATACCAGACATTGAAGGATTGACCGGAAACAAACGCGTATATACCTGCGAATCATTACTGCACGAGGACAGACTTCCTAAACGCTTGCTTATCATAGGTTCGGGTACTGTCGGGCTGGAACTTGCCACAATATATTCCGGTTTCGGAAGTGAAGTATCCATATTGGAGCGCAGCAAGCAATTCATGCCCGAATATGACCGGGACATTGCCACCTCAATGGCAGAAGCGCTGAAGCGTAAAGGTGTCAGTATTCACTTGAATATACACACCCAAGCAATCCATGACACAGCAGACGGAATTACGCTAACTTATACCCATGGTTCCGGCGATAACCTTTGCCATCTGGAAGGAGATGCACTTTTACTTGCCACCGGACACAGACCGATGATTGACGGGCTAAATCCGGAAAAAGCAGGCGTGGAAACAAATGAATGCGGGGCAATAACCGTCAATGAATATCTTCAAACCACTGCTCCACACATCTGGGCATTGGGTGAGGTAAAAGGAGGCAGGCTGTATAACCATTTATCCATTGACGATTTCCACATTATCCGCAACAGGTTGTTCGGTGATAAATCACGAAGCACGCATGACCGCAATCCGATAGCGCATGTCGTCTTCACCGACCCTCCGCTGGCACATGTCGGATTAACGGAAGAAGAAGCCGCCAGATGCGGTTACTCTATCCGGGTGTCACGACTTCCGGCCTCCTCAGTGCTGCGCACCCGTACTCTACAAAACATAGACGGTATGCTCAAAGCTGTGATCAATGCACACACAGGGCAAATCATAGGCTGCACCTTACTATGCGCCGATGCACCGGAAATCATCAATACTGTTGTACTGGCCATGAAAACAGGACAACGATACAATGTTCTACGTGACTTTATTTTCACTCGTCCAAGCATGAATGAAGGCTTAAATGACCTATTCAAATCTTTTTAA
- a CDS encoding DUF6769 family protein, whose amino-acid sequence MKKKRYITHVLFFISMIMLTIPVIPHHHHADGLLCMKSDITEDCCEHRHNSASEHCCCGTGCVTTHFVQQSPNSSNSAWAHPNVPWVITLFFEPVFKLLVLPENDIKRQESIYLESLHGTFITRATGLRAPPYVLVGA is encoded by the coding sequence ATGAAAAAGAAACGGTACATCACTCATGTTCTATTTTTCATCAGCATGATTATGCTGACGATTCCCGTCATTCCTCACCACCACCATGCCGACGGATTGCTTTGCATGAAAAGCGACATCACAGAAGACTGTTGTGAACACCGTCATAATTCTGCCAGCGAGCATTGTTGCTGTGGTACAGGATGTGTTACGACACACTTCGTACAACAAAGCCCCAATTCGAGCAATAGCGCATGGGCACATCCTAATGTGCCATGGGTAATTACCCTTTTCTTTGAACCTGTCTTCAAGCTGCTGGTCTTGCCCGAAAATGATATAAAAAGGCAGGAAAGCATCTATTTAGAATCACTTCATGGCACGTTTATCACACGTGCCACAGGCCTTCGTGCCCCTCCATACGTTCTTGTCGGCGCATAG